In Microbacterium cremeum, a genomic segment contains:
- the menE gene encoding o-succinylbenzoate--CoA ligase, producing MHNHGLGSWMAKRRLKTPDKTALVFDGESITYRQLADAADDVSALLWQRGIRKGDAVAYLGENSPQFLQVLFGAVQLGAVVVPVNTRLAPPEVAHVLTDSGARILVHDREFAERLEAALVQGDLPDRIATGEGSPEHPGLAALMRTAPAGYPRAEVALDDPAAIIYTSGTTGKAKGAVLTHGNLTWVSLNCIVDYDVVSTDIALMISPLFHVASLGMGALPVILKGATIVLEKGFDAGRALEQIQRHRVTMLSGVPTTYQLMADHPAWATTDLSSLAKLTCGGSAVPTRILNAYEERGLSFSQGYGMTETSPGATSLSPAMTRAKQGSVGLPHFFTEVRIADEHGEMVPRGTVGEIEISGPNVFAGYQGNPEATAAAFTPDGWFRSGDLGYLDADGYLYVADRLKDMIISGGENIYPAEVENLVSDLEGVTGVAVIGMPDERWGEVPWAVVTVRQGASVDTAAVRAHLDGRIARYKIPKHVVIVDELPRTASGKVRKADLRARYADR from the coding sequence ATGCACAACCACGGACTCGGATCGTGGATGGCCAAGCGCCGTCTCAAGACACCCGACAAGACCGCGCTCGTCTTCGACGGCGAGTCGATCACGTACCGTCAGCTGGCGGATGCCGCCGACGACGTGTCGGCGCTGCTGTGGCAGCGCGGCATCCGCAAGGGAGACGCGGTCGCGTATCTCGGCGAGAACAGCCCGCAGTTCCTGCAGGTGCTGTTCGGCGCGGTACAGCTGGGCGCCGTCGTCGTGCCCGTCAACACCCGGCTCGCACCGCCCGAGGTAGCGCACGTGCTGACCGATTCGGGAGCGCGCATTCTCGTGCATGACCGGGAGTTCGCCGAGCGACTCGAGGCCGCGCTCGTGCAGGGCGACCTCCCCGACCGCATCGCGACCGGAGAGGGTTCACCAGAGCACCCAGGCCTGGCCGCGCTGATGCGCACCGCGCCCGCCGGGTACCCCCGCGCAGAGGTCGCGCTGGACGACCCTGCCGCGATCATCTACACCTCCGGGACCACCGGCAAGGCCAAGGGAGCGGTGCTGACGCACGGCAACCTTACGTGGGTGTCACTCAACTGCATCGTCGACTACGACGTGGTGTCGACCGACATCGCGCTGATGATCTCGCCGCTGTTCCACGTCGCCTCGCTGGGGATGGGCGCGCTGCCGGTGATCCTCAAGGGCGCCACGATCGTGCTCGAGAAGGGCTTCGACGCGGGCCGCGCGCTCGAGCAGATCCAGCGCCATCGTGTCACGATGCTCTCGGGCGTGCCGACGACGTACCAGCTCATGGCCGATCATCCGGCCTGGGCGACCACCGACCTGTCGAGCCTGGCGAAGCTCACGTGCGGCGGTTCGGCCGTGCCCACGCGCATCCTCAACGCGTACGAGGAGCGTGGCCTGTCGTTCTCGCAGGGCTACGGCATGACCGAGACATCGCCGGGGGCGACATCGCTCTCGCCCGCCATGACCCGCGCGAAGCAGGGCAGCGTCGGACTCCCCCACTTCTTCACCGAAGTCCGGATCGCGGACGAGCACGGTGAGATGGTGCCGCGTGGCACGGTGGGCGAGATCGAGATCTCTGGCCCGAACGTGTTCGCCGGCTACCAAGGGAACCCCGAGGCGACGGCCGCAGCGTTCACCCCGGACGGCTGGTTCCGATCGGGCGACCTCGGCTATCTGGACGCCGACGGCTATCTCTATGTCGCGGATCGGCTGAAGGACATGATCATCTCGGGCGGCGAGAACATCTACCCCGCCGAGGTGGAGAACCTGGTGAGCGACCTCGAAGGCGTCACCGGCGTCGCCGTGATCGGCATGCCCGACGAGCGGTGGGGCGAGGTGCCGTGGGCCGTGGTCACCGTGCGGCAGGGAGCATCCGTCGACACCGCCGCGGTGCGAGCGCACTTGGACGGCCGCATCGCGCGCTACAAGATACCCAAGCATGTCGTCATCGTCGACGAGCTGCCCCGCACCGCGTCCGGCAAGGTGCGCAAGGCCGACCTCCGCGCCCGGTACGCAGACCGATGA
- a CDS encoding PDR/VanB family oxidoreductase codes for MLTLQVTAHMDEARGVAGLVLADPHGLDLPEWVPGAHIDVHIDRPGAPPLVRQYSLCGDPGDRTVYRIAVLREDAGEGGSIHVHDHVRQGQLVRVSEPRDRFGFAPRERMVFVAGGIGITPILPMLRAAEAAGSEWTLHYAGREPSTMAFGADLEIYGDRVRIYVSSEGQRMGLTDVLARARACDAVVYACGPARLLDALENEADAAGVEVHLERFVNSSELTVQTDHAFEVELSLTGKTFTVQPGETILDKVVEAGVPAPSSCRGGTCGTCETFIVEGAADHRDAVLNARERAENEVMMICVSRCTGKRLVLEL; via the coding sequence ATGCTGACTCTCCAGGTCACCGCGCACATGGACGAGGCCCGTGGAGTAGCCGGGCTCGTACTCGCGGACCCGCATGGGCTCGATCTTCCCGAGTGGGTGCCCGGCGCGCACATCGACGTGCATATCGACCGCCCCGGCGCACCGCCCCTCGTGCGGCAGTACTCCCTATGCGGCGACCCGGGCGATCGGACGGTCTACCGCATCGCGGTTCTGCGCGAGGACGCGGGCGAAGGCGGCAGCATCCATGTGCATGACCACGTGCGTCAGGGCCAGCTCGTGCGCGTGTCCGAGCCGCGCGACCGCTTCGGGTTCGCTCCTCGGGAGCGGATGGTCTTCGTCGCCGGCGGAATCGGGATCACCCCGATCCTGCCGATGCTGCGCGCCGCCGAGGCCGCGGGATCGGAGTGGACGCTGCACTACGCAGGCCGCGAGCCCTCGACCATGGCCTTCGGTGCCGACCTGGAGATCTACGGCGATCGCGTGCGCATCTATGTGAGCTCCGAGGGACAGCGCATGGGATTGACCGACGTGCTCGCGCGGGCGCGCGCCTGCGACGCCGTCGTGTACGCGTGCGGCCCGGCGCGACTCCTCGACGCGCTCGAGAACGAAGCGGACGCAGCCGGCGTCGAAGTTCACCTCGAGCGCTTCGTCAACTCGAGCGAGCTGACCGTCCAGACCGACCACGCGTTCGAGGTCGAGCTGTCGCTCACTGGGAAGACCTTCACCGTGCAGCCGGGCGAGACGATTCTCGACAAAGTCGTCGAAGCGGGCGTGCCCGCTCCCTCGTCGTGCCGTGGCGGGACGTGCGGGACGTGCGAGACCTTCATCGTCGAGGGCGCGGCGGATCACCGGGACGCCGTGCTCAACGCCCGGGAGCGTGCGGAGAACGAAGTCATGATGATCTGCGTCTCGCGCTGCACTGGAAAGCGCCTTGTGCTCGAGCTCTGA
- a CDS encoding MaoC family dehydratase, protein MTTTVDYTDVAGLAGTDLGWTEWLEVTQDRVNLFADATDDHQWIHVDPERAASGPFGGPIAHGFLSLSLTVKFWSELFDVTGVSTRVNYGLDKVRFVSPVKVGARVRGGAIISEVTEVRGGYQFAVDQTIEIEGADKPAVVARGLYRFYA, encoded by the coding sequence ATGACCACCACCGTCGACTACACCGACGTCGCCGGACTCGCCGGCACCGACCTCGGCTGGACCGAGTGGCTCGAGGTCACGCAGGACCGCGTGAACCTGTTCGCCGACGCCACCGACGACCACCAGTGGATCCACGTCGACCCCGAGCGGGCGGCATCCGGCCCCTTCGGCGGACCCATCGCCCACGGCTTCCTGAGCCTCTCGCTGACCGTGAAGTTCTGGTCGGAGCTGTTCGACGTCACCGGCGTCTCGACGCGCGTGAACTACGGCCTCGACAAGGTGCGGTTCGTCTCGCCGGTGAAGGTCGGCGCGCGCGTGCGCGGCGGGGCGATCATCTCCGAGGTCACCGAGGTACGCGGCGGCTACCAGTTCGCCGTCGATCAGACGATCGAGATCGAGGGCGCCGACAAGCCCGCTGTCGTCGCCCGAGGGCTCTACCGCTTCTACGCCTGA